The bacterium genome has a window encoding:
- a CDS encoding magnesium transporter CorA family protein — MNEPEKPGTIATVIQWFALSENDPPHPCEPDTQAPVWVHVTSSDHHSLDGLSDRFHLHPLAIEDCFSRMQLPKVEVYDNVTFIVLHGMHIEEMHRIDFKRRLNLPLKDVRLHAFIGDGFLLTHSNKNSPADWMIQEIQAQRVKTPISPDELLYRLCDKLIDDSIALLEVWENVTTELESRLLYDFTNNTLDMIFQFRRHLRRIGKIALLERELFFRLSHEYLVGITPTTRVYFRDAHDHIVRLYEYTATHRESLSDALEVNLTLIANRTNFITKQLSIAAALLLPLTVITGIFGMNFVKMPWIGEPWGFWASMFLMFVVVVAMLYYFRKSHWLKK, encoded by the coding sequence ATGAACGAGCCGGAAAAACCGGGAACAATTGCCACAGTCATACAATGGTTCGCCTTATCGGAGAATGACCCGCCGCACCCCTGCGAACCGGATACCCAAGCGCCGGTATGGGTTCATGTGACCAGCAGCGACCACCATTCCTTGGATGGATTGAGTGATCGTTTCCATCTGCACCCGCTCGCGATTGAGGATTGCTTTTCGCGGATGCAGCTGCCAAAAGTCGAAGTGTATGACAATGTAACGTTCATCGTACTGCATGGTATGCATATCGAGGAGATGCACCGGATAGATTTCAAGCGGCGGTTGAATCTTCCGCTAAAAGATGTCCGGCTGCATGCATTTATCGGCGACGGTTTTCTGCTTACCCACTCCAATAAAAATAGTCCGGCGGATTGGATGATACAGGAGATTCAGGCGCAGCGAGTGAAAACACCAATCTCACCGGATGAGTTATTGTACCGGTTGTGCGACAAATTGATCGATGATTCGATTGCGCTGCTCGAAGTGTGGGAAAATGTGACCACTGAGCTGGAAAGCCGACTGTTGTATGACTTTACCAACAATACGCTTGATATGATTTTCCAGTTTCGCCGCCATCTTCGACGAATCGGAAAAATTGCCTTGTTGGAACGCGAGCTGTTCTTCCGGTTATCCCACGAGTATCTCGTCGGCATCACACCAACAACCCGCGTTTATTTCCGCGATGCCCACGACCATATCGTGCGATTGTACGAATACACCGCGACCCATCGCGAATCGCTCTCCGATGCGTTGGAAGTGAATCTTACACTAATCGCCAATCGTACAAACTTCATCACGAAACAGCTCTCCATCGCTGCTGCGTTATTGTTGCCATTAACTGTAATCACGGGAATCTTTGGAATGAATTTCGTTAAAATGCCGTGGATTGGTGAACCGTGGGGATTCTGGGCGTCGATGTTTCTGATGTTTGTCGTAGTGGTCGCGATGCTATACTACTTCCGGAAGAGCCATTGGCTGAAAAAATAG
- a CDS encoding tetratricopeptide repeat protein: MDPSELIKSGELLYQQGRTSAAIAIYRQALVIACTDGAKQLEAQGCQALAIAETELGQMEDAFLHFQKALTIYQELGSENDAAIVLMNLADHHRSQCRYESAYETNLSALAIFRKTGDREHEALTLRNLSALYSGLGKWEEAYPYFQQALAILREIGKTKQEISLLADFAKLLQRSSHFGEAYDCLLQAHALAREYGDRRLEGITLGNIGIILAEHGDLQLAREKLVGALAINRETSGKHHEAIVLNNLANVLSKLGEIDEALAILEQARKIQSEIGNARAEAIILGNIASLEHCQGRFEEAYHTYHQALEIHRNVKNRQFEGIVIGNLAELLSAQGQVDEALDCYRQALAIHREQRHHDKLITHLCLYSKLLMSLHRFVDAEAAMIEAGDILKNVSSPFARLTYYLARGEYLIATANITPLVPSLKQVPKAETYSKLDRAIQEYFNASALIERLGLLESSTYTSSFVQFRNALITSGISDEQLPLPRSWSGELISRLRPQEIER; encoded by the coding sequence GTGGACCCGTCTGAACTCATCAAATCGGGCGAGTTGCTATACCAACAAGGGCGTACGAGCGCTGCGATCGCGATTTATCGCCAAGCGCTTGTTATCGCATGTACCGACGGGGCAAAGCAATTGGAAGCGCAGGGGTGTCAAGCGCTGGCGATTGCTGAAACCGAACTCGGACAAATGGAAGATGCCTTTCTCCATTTTCAAAAAGCGTTGACGATTTATCAGGAACTCGGTTCGGAAAACGATGCCGCGATTGTCTTGATGAATCTTGCTGATCATCACCGTTCCCAGTGCCGTTACGAATCTGCTTACGAAACCAATTTGAGCGCGTTAGCGATATTCCGGAAAACCGGAGACCGTGAACATGAAGCGCTTACTCTCCGCAATCTCTCCGCCTTATATAGTGGGCTCGGCAAATGGGAGGAAGCATATCCCTATTTTCAACAGGCGCTGGCAATTCTGCGCGAGATTGGTAAGACCAAGCAGGAGATAAGTCTACTCGCAGATTTTGCAAAACTGTTACAGCGTAGCTCTCATTTTGGCGAAGCATACGATTGTTTGCTGCAGGCACACGCCTTAGCCCGTGAGTATGGCGACCGCCGTCTGGAAGGGATTACACTGGGAAATATTGGCATTATCCTTGCCGAACATGGTGACTTGCAATTGGCGCGCGAAAAACTGGTAGGGGCATTAGCAATCAATCGTGAAACATCGGGGAAGCATCACGAAGCGATTGTACTAAACAATCTTGCTAATGTCTTGAGCAAATTGGGGGAGATTGACGAAGCGTTAGCGATTCTCGAACAAGCGCGGAAAATTCAAAGTGAAATTGGTAATGCCCGTGCTGAGGCCATAATTCTCGGTAATATTGCGAGTTTGGAACACTGTCAAGGCAGATTTGAGGAAGCATATCACACGTATCATCAAGCACTTGAAATTCATCGCAATGTGAAGAACCGCCAGTTTGAAGGAATCGTGATTGGCAATTTAGCTGAGTTGTTAAGCGCGCAAGGCCAGGTTGATGAGGCGCTCGATTGTTACCGGCAAGCCTTGGCAATCCATCGTGAACAACGTCACCACGATAAATTGATTACTCATCTCTGCCTTTACTCTAAATTGTTAATGTCGTTGCATCGATTTGTCGACGCCGAGGCGGCGATGATCGAGGCCGGTGATATCCTTAAAAACGTTAGCAGTCCGTTTGCCCGCTTAACTTACTATCTTGCTCGCGGCGAGTATCTGATTGCTACGGCAAACATCACACCGTTGGTCCCCTCTTTGAAGCAGGTTCCGAAAGCCGAGACATATTCTAAACTGGATCGGGCGATACAAGAGTACTTCAATGCATCGGCATTAATCGAACGACTCGGTTTACTGGAAAGTTCCACCTATACCTCGAGTTTTGTACAGTTTCGGAACGCATTGATAACCAGTGGCATATCTGACGAGCAGTTACCGTTGCCGCGAAGTTGGAGTGGTGAACTCATAAGTCGGTTGCGTCCCCAAGAAATCGAGCGTTAA
- a CDS encoding pirin family protein, with product MIRVIPAAQRHSADFGWLQTNWLFSFDQYYDPNNLQFGNLRVFNDDVVQPQTGFGTHPHREMEIVTIVLSGAVTHQDSMGNHTKISAGEVQRMTAGAGITHSEYNRESVPLHLYQIWFPPHTRRLVPSYEQQPFEASKLKNALHRVVSGNEDEGLIKIHAHASIYLSQLDPGVTVEHNLATQRGAFVYVTEGVLDVNGIHLTKTDQARIEEEPLVRITAAEASRFILIDVDLAE from the coding sequence ATGATTCGTGTAATCCCCGCCGCACAGCGGCACTCGGCTGACTTTGGCTGGTTACAGACCAACTGGCTGTTTTCGTTTGATCAATATTACGATCCTAATAATCTGCAATTCGGCAATCTGCGAGTCTTCAACGACGACGTGGTACAGCCGCAGACCGGATTTGGCACGCATCCCCACCGTGAGATGGAAATCGTCACGATTGTCCTGTCAGGCGCAGTTACCCATCAGGACAGCATGGGGAATCATACCAAGATTAGCGCCGGTGAAGTACAGCGGATGACCGCCGGCGCCGGAATAACTCATTCCGAATACAACCGCGAATCGGTGCCGCTCCACCTCTATCAAATCTGGTTTCCTCCCCATACCCGACGGCTTGTCCCCTCATACGAGCAACAACCGTTTGAAGCGAGTAAACTCAAAAATGCATTGCACCGGGTCGTGAGTGGTAACGAAGATGAAGGATTAATCAAGATTCACGCCCATGCGTCGATCTACTTGTCCCAACTCGATCCCGGCGTTACGGTAGAGCATAACTTGGCTACCCAGCGTGGAGCGTTTGTGTATGTTACGGAAGGGGTGTTGGACGTGAACGGCATTCATTTGACGAAAACCGATCAAGCCCGAATCGAAGAGGAACCGCTGGTACGAATCACAGCTGCCGAAGCAAGCCGCTTCATTCTTATCGATGTCGATCTCGCTGAGTAG
- a CDS encoding tetratricopeptide repeat protein — protein sequence MTTEPVRTVSSAIRELLDDASKERNAGNNLKAFDLAQLAIDLARQCGDETILSEALILRSRIDHDCSEFDRSAEALQEARALAQRLENPLTEARILNNLSNIHRIQGNIELSTSMSREAYARFYNAGDKRSAAVVLANMGITNLESGWLDQAETLLRDAIEVLIELGDNDQAANFLADLAKIPMQRGQETATLEWLRQSLLYARKANNVKRESVTLATLGLAHLYFYHWKTAVEVLTPVIEQFRNYGDHRFESIALSNLGAAYLLGGEINQAEVAVQHALTLQQSIKNRRSVAISLGHLATISLLRGNIAEADEYLTQTRSIHREIGETKIVAEATIRIAELRFMTGNVAEAWRELHDSITILRGIKPVDFFLYALGIAVEFAVRTDEAIAAETYWRELSAMAISNDTKTSRGELNFASLWRNAGRLKANPGNSSIQSALVSDFPLVTASSIEFELGRESLLGNRITRLYEYILAAGVPDHLLSLPMHWKTGVTTSGPV from the coding sequence GTGACAACTGAACCCGTTCGCACCGTTTCCAGTGCAATTCGAGAATTGCTTGACGACGCCAGCAAGGAACGCAACGCCGGTAATAATTTGAAAGCGTTTGATCTGGCGCAACTTGCCATCGATCTGGCACGGCAATGTGGGGATGAGACCATTCTCAGTGAAGCGCTCATTCTGCGCAGTCGGATCGATCATGATTGCAGCGAATTCGACCGGTCCGCCGAAGCGTTGCAGGAAGCTCGTGCACTGGCGCAGAGATTAGAAAACCCGTTAACCGAAGCGCGGATACTCAATAATCTTTCTAACATCCACCGGATTCAAGGAAACATCGAGCTTTCGACTTCGATGAGCCGTGAAGCTTATGCCCGGTTTTACAATGCCGGCGATAAGCGCAGCGCGGCAGTGGTGCTCGCAAACATGGGTATCACGAATCTCGAAAGCGGGTGGTTGGATCAGGCTGAGACATTATTGCGCGATGCGATCGAAGTTTTGATTGAGTTGGGAGATAACGATCAAGCGGCAAATTTCCTTGCCGATTTGGCGAAAATTCCCATGCAGCGCGGGCAGGAAACGGCAACGTTGGAATGGCTCCGGCAATCGCTTCTGTATGCCAGGAAAGCAAACAACGTGAAGCGGGAGAGCGTCACATTAGCGACCCTCGGTCTTGCTCATCTTTACTTTTATCATTGGAAGACTGCGGTCGAAGTGCTGACACCGGTCATCGAACAATTCCGCAACTATGGCGACCACCGATTCGAAAGTATTGCACTGTCGAATTTAGGAGCTGCATATCTGTTAGGTGGTGAAATCAATCAAGCTGAAGTTGCCGTGCAACATGCGTTGACCTTGCAACAATCGATAAAAAACCGCCGCTCGGTAGCAATCTCACTTGGTCATTTAGCGACGATTTCGCTACTCCGCGGGAATATTGCCGAAGCTGATGAATATTTGACACAAACGCGCAGTATTCATCGTGAGATCGGCGAAACCAAAATCGTGGCGGAAGCCACCATCCGGATTGCTGAATTACGGTTTATGACTGGAAACGTCGCCGAAGCATGGCGGGAATTGCATGATAGCATTACCATTCTCCGTGGCATCAAACCGGTGGATTTCTTCTTGTATGCGTTAGGGATCGCAGTCGAATTTGCCGTGAGAACGGACGAAGCAATCGCTGCCGAAACGTATTGGCGGGAATTATCGGCGATGGCGATTAGCAATGACACAAAAACTTCGCGTGGCGAGTTGAATTTTGCTTCGCTGTGGCGAAATGCCGGCAGATTGAAAGCCAATCCGGGCAATAGCTCGATTCAATCGGCACTCGTTTCCGATTTTCCCCTTGTTACCGCTTCCAGCATTGAATTCGAGTTAGGGCGCGAGAGTTTGTTAGGAAATAGAATTACTCGACTTTATGAGTATATCCTTGCGGCGGGGGTACCGGATCACCTATTATCACTTCCAATGCATTGGAAAACAGGAGTTACTACAAGTGGACCCGTCTGA
- a CDS encoding tetratricopeptide repeat protein — protein sequence MIHNNPPSTANGQSADPETTQRERWRICHSEADRLAKQGETEQAFALLDTIISEATAAGDDEVRYHSQVFYGMVLTTVGQIERAYKLLSDALPYYEAKENNDLGTILGTIGNIFRMRGLIEDALANYNRAFAIFEKTGNIELLISMKGNIGGVFSERGRFADAEPVLRETIQIALDNASYSNAIGYLTDLARIMLSTNRVDDALVVLQEAKTYLPHAVSTRAKGLLFSAFGIAFGMKNEWHSALEANEIALEVYRRLGERRLLGITLMNSAQSFLALNDIDSAEANIRESLEIHRQMQNFRSLAFSLTNLAAIVQYRGNLEEAYHILHEALKLFQNLQYPIETGIISSTIGRLLTETGELGEAKSHHEQALTYIRSTKNRSQYEMVLLRNMETSVIMRCWDDVARIIEEFQSIDLPSITPPTYHAICMQGWQHLSNWLQTGKTPEKRREVLSIFSQIVMELPEANWGIFHDSATSYHMFRSELLRNGFTEEELSFLQQANLDKGPST from the coding sequence ATGATACACAACAACCCCCCTTCCACCGCCAACGGTCAATCCGCCGACCCCGAAACCACCCAACGCGAACGGTGGCGAATCTGCCATTCGGAAGCTGACCGTCTTGCAAAACAGGGCGAAACTGAACAAGCCTTTGCCCTCCTCGACACAATAATCTCAGAAGCGACTGCCGCCGGCGATGATGAAGTGCGCTATCACTCCCAAGTCTTTTATGGAATGGTGCTAACGACCGTTGGACAAATAGAGCGGGCGTACAAGTTGTTGTCTGATGCGCTGCCCTACTACGAAGCAAAAGAGAATAACGACTTGGGTACCATCTTGGGGACGATCGGCAACATCTTTCGGATGCGCGGTTTAATTGAGGACGCATTAGCAAATTACAATCGTGCCTTCGCAATTTTCGAGAAAACCGGCAACATTGAGTTACTGATATCGATGAAAGGCAACATCGGAGGAGTGTTTTCGGAGCGGGGGCGATTTGCGGATGCTGAGCCAGTGTTACGGGAAACGATCCAGATTGCGCTTGATAACGCGAGTTATAGCAACGCTATCGGCTATCTAACCGATTTAGCCCGTATCATGTTGTCGACGAATCGAGTCGATGATGCCTTGGTAGTTTTACAGGAAGCAAAAACATATCTGCCGCACGCAGTGAGTACCCGGGCTAAAGGGTTACTCTTCAGCGCGTTTGGCATCGCTTTTGGTATGAAGAATGAATGGCATAGCGCACTGGAAGCGAACGAAATTGCGCTCGAGGTGTACCGCCGATTAGGTGAACGCCGACTATTAGGTATCACACTGATGAACTCGGCGCAATCGTTTCTGGCATTAAACGATATCGACAGTGCCGAAGCCAATATCCGGGAGTCGTTGGAAATTCACCGGCAAATGCAAAACTTCCGTTCGCTTGCCTTCTCATTGACGAACCTTGCCGCCATCGTACAATATCGGGGAAATCTTGAAGAAGCTTACCATATCCTGCACGAAGCGCTGAAACTCTTTCAAAATTTGCAGTATCCCATCGAAACGGGAATCATCTCTTCGACTATCGGACGATTGCTTACTGAAACCGGTGAATTAGGCGAGGCAAAATCACACCACGAGCAAGCGCTAACCTACATCCGCTCGACGAAAAATCGCTCTCAATATGAAATGGTGTTGTTGCGGAATATGGAAACCAGTGTCATCATGCGGTGTTGGGATGATGTTGCCCGGATTATCGAGGAGTTCCAATCGATTGACTTACCGAGTATCACGCCACCCACCTACCATGCGATTTGTATGCAAGGATGGCAGCATTTATCGAATTGGTTGCAAACCGGTAAGACACCGGAAAAACGTCGGGAAGTCCTGTCGATCTTTTCGCAAATAGTAATGGAGTTGCCGGAAGCGAACTGGGGCATTTTTCACGACAGTGCAACTTCATATCACATGTTTCGCAGTGAGTTACTTCGTAACGGTTTTACCGAGGAGGAGTTATCGTTTCTGCAGCAAGCGAATCTTGACAAAGGTCCTTCCACGTGA
- a CDS encoding tetratricopeptide repeat protein, with the protein MKASDHFLEALLIRRQLKQEYSIGRSDAPLAEFLREHDRWEQAENHLREAAMIAESESDVRLAADARSELALHYLDVHLSDDAFIQFEAALTHLVQAPDEKLEAKIHTNLANLYRMQGRMTEAHEHSLLALDQFRKLGNRRNEVIVLGNLYAILIELHRPEEALPYLLQVLEYYRESKDRVREGIALGDFATVMQLLGRYEEARAAYLSAIAIAHETNDRPAEGIAIGTYAIFLLDRGSYEESYQLFQSALNIHVSTGDERFQGITLGNLANLINMHGDAYAAHEYYLQSLELHRRTGDRLSEAIVLAGLADNMHNQKRYLESRKHYNHALDIIRNVGDEVLEGTITCEIGELEMDQGNFTDAHHYFEHGCEFLRKAGDLQQRHLQLCHYTELCLLSGKHEQAEELFSEASELANDKLPPIDLILDHVLRSQFALASPSSISKQHNSIKGSLTAALAEYRAAAGLIQRYRVSQNTSRTRSFSRLRQKLQRLNIPEIDISLPNHW; encoded by the coding sequence ATGAAAGCCTCTGACCATTTTTTGGAAGCGCTCCTTATTCGACGTCAATTGAAACAGGAATACTCAATTGGTCGTAGTGATGCGCCACTCGCGGAATTTTTACGCGAGCACGACCGTTGGGAACAAGCCGAAAACCATTTACGGGAAGCGGCAATGATTGCCGAGTCCGAATCGGATGTTCGCTTGGCTGCCGATGCCCGTTCCGAGCTTGCGCTTCATTATCTTGATGTCCATCTTTCCGATGATGCGTTTATTCAGTTTGAAGCCGCCCTCACCCATCTTGTTCAAGCGCCCGACGAAAAACTGGAAGCAAAAATCCACACCAACCTTGCAAACCTTTACCGGATGCAAGGGCGGATGACGGAGGCACATGAACACAGTTTGTTGGCATTAGATCAGTTCCGCAAACTGGGAAATCGTCGGAACGAAGTAATCGTGTTGGGGAATTTATACGCGATTCTTATCGAATTACACCGACCCGAAGAAGCGTTGCCCTATCTATTGCAGGTACTCGAGTACTATCGTGAATCGAAGGATCGGGTGCGGGAGGGGATTGCCTTAGGCGATTTTGCTACCGTAATGCAATTGTTGGGTAGATATGAAGAAGCGAGAGCTGCTTACCTTTCCGCAATTGCGATTGCCCATGAGACGAACGACCGTCCAGCGGAAGGTATCGCTATCGGCACCTATGCAATCTTTCTCTTGGATCGAGGCTCATACGAGGAGAGCTATCAGCTGTTTCAGAGCGCTTTGAATATTCACGTATCGACTGGCGACGAACGGTTTCAAGGAATCACACTTGGAAACCTCGCAAATCTAATCAATATGCACGGTGATGCGTATGCTGCACATGAGTATTATCTCCAGTCGTTGGAATTGCACCGCCGTACCGGTGACCGGTTGTCGGAAGCGATTGTACTTGCCGGATTGGCTGACAACATGCACAATCAGAAACGTTATTTAGAGTCAAGGAAGCATTACAATCACGCTCTGGACATCATTCGCAACGTCGGCGACGAAGTATTGGAGGGAACAATCACGTGTGAAATCGGTGAGTTGGAAATGGATCAAGGAAATTTCACCGACGCACACCATTACTTCGAGCACGGCTGCGAATTTCTGCGCAAAGCGGGCGATTTACAACAACGCCATCTTCAGCTATGCCACTATACCGAATTGTGCCTATTATCGGGAAAGCATGAGCAGGCAGAGGAGTTGTTTAGCGAAGCGAGCGAACTAGCAAACGACAAATTACCGCCAATCGATTTAATTCTCGATCATGTATTGCGCAGTCAATTCGCTTTGGCGAGCCCGTCATCGATTTCAAAACAGCACAACTCCATCAAAGGATCGCTAACCGCAGCTCTTGCCGAGTACCGGGCAGCAGCGGGACTGATTCAGCGTTACCGGGTCAGCCAAAACACCTCCCGAACCCGCAGTTTCAGCAGACTCCGCCAGAAGTTGCAAAGATTAAACATCCCCGAAATCGACATTTCCCTACCAAACCATTGGTGA
- a CDS encoding glycosyltransferase family 2 protein produces the protein MISILFWCLLGILLLVYIGYPIVVVVIGLLRPSPRKIPYEKLPKVAIVVAAHNEEEVIGEKLNNLLKLDYPPELLEIIVASDGSTDRTNEITESYSVTEPRIRLMKMEPRGGKTPAMNRALHFTDAEIVVFTDAEPIIDRMALRYLVPHFANPEVGVVCGNSLYGKGENYKGSEQERIYWRVENWIKLAESNAFRLPIGGIGDLFAVRRNCAEELPANINHDMMLVLRIRAKGMLVLLEPNACAYAKGSRKVVTEYRRKVRIVFRAAYSLWWARKILNPVKHPMLFIQLLFHKLLRWLSGLWFFPLLPLSYLLKDEGVFYNVTFWGMAVFFGATLLGLIASKLHIRLGPLGIPFYVSAVFVAALHGLTRLLIDRPKETWTIVRNQDV, from the coding sequence ATGATTAGTATCCTTTTTTGGTGTCTGTTAGGCATTCTCTTACTGGTCTATATCGGTTACCCCATCGTCGTGGTGGTAATCGGTTTGTTGCGTCCCAGCCCCCGCAAAATTCCCTACGAAAAACTGCCAAAAGTAGCCATCGTCGTTGCCGCCCACAACGAAGAAGAAGTCATCGGCGAGAAGCTCAATAATCTACTCAAACTCGATTACCCGCCGGAGTTGTTGGAGATTATCGTCGCTTCCGACGGCTCTACCGACCGTACGAACGAAATCACCGAATCGTATAGCGTGACCGAGCCCCGCATCCGCTTAATGAAAATGGAGCCCCGCGGCGGAAAAACGCCAGCGATGAATCGCGCATTGCACTTCACTGATGCCGAAATCGTCGTATTTACCGACGCCGAACCGATAATCGATCGAATGGCATTGCGGTATCTCGTGCCGCACTTTGCTAATCCGGAAGTTGGTGTCGTCTGTGGTAACTCGCTCTATGGGAAAGGCGAAAACTACAAAGGTTCGGAACAGGAACGGATTTATTGGCGGGTTGAGAACTGGATAAAATTAGCGGAAAGCAATGCGTTTCGTTTACCGATCGGTGGAATTGGCGATCTCTTTGCCGTTCGAAGAAACTGTGCTGAAGAATTGCCGGCGAATATCAACCACGACATGATGCTGGTACTGCGGATTCGGGCGAAAGGGATGTTGGTATTATTGGAACCGAATGCGTGTGCGTATGCGAAAGGCAGCCGAAAAGTAGTCACTGAGTACCGCCGGAAAGTGCGCATTGTCTTTCGCGCAGCGTATTCGCTCTGGTGGGCAAGAAAAATATTAAATCCTGTTAAACATCCGATGCTGTTTATCCAACTACTGTTCCACAAATTACTCCGTTGGTTAAGTGGACTCTGGTTTTTCCCACTGTTGCCGCTCTCCTACCTACTGAAGGATGAGGGTGTTTTCTATAATGTAACGTTTTGGGGAATGGCGGTATTCTTCGGCGCAACATTATTAGGGTTGATTGCCAGCAAATTGCACATCCGGTTAGGGCCACTCGGCATTCCCTTTTATGTGTCCGCAGTCTTTGTTGCAGCGCTGCATGGGCTTACCCGCCTGCTAATCGACCGTCCGAAAGAGACTTGGACAATTGTCCGCAATCAGGATGTGTAA
- a CDS encoding ankyrin repeat domain-containing protein codes for MKNVKMFEAVREGNLPHLKLALTEGANLNAEADGGRTPLHLAAKRGFRDIVEYLLTAGAKVDATDHNLTTPLHKAVERGNHQIAELLLKKGANVHARDLAGSTPLHLAAREGRLHNVKLLLEYGAAVNAIDGEGKTPLARAKEYVHAPEMLNPLVEVLLRFGAKMAVNGSSVIV; via the coding sequence ATGAAAAACGTAAAAATGTTTGAGGCGGTGCGCGAGGGTAACCTCCCCCACCTGAAGTTAGCGCTGACCGAAGGCGCAAATCTAAACGCAGAAGCCGATGGCGGTCGAACGCCGTTGCACCTTGCCGCGAAACGCGGTTTCCGCGATATTGTGGAATACCTGTTGACCGCCGGTGCCAAGGTCGATGCGACCGACCATAACCTCACAACGCCACTACACAAAGCTGTGGAACGCGGCAATCATCAAATCGCCGAACTCCTTCTCAAAAAAGGTGCTAATGTGCATGCCCGCGATTTAGCCGGGAGTACACCGCTCCATCTGGCTGCCCGGGAAGGACGCTTGCATAATGTGAAGCTGTTGCTGGAATATGGTGCAGCGGTGAATGCGATCGATGGTGAAGGAAAAACACCGTTAGCCCGTGCGAAAGAATATGTTCATGCACCGGAAATGCTGAACCCACTGGTGGAAGTGCTGCTCCGGTTTGGTGCGAAAATGGCGGTGAACGGCAGTTCGGTTATCGTCTAA